Part of the Chanodichthys erythropterus isolate Z2021 chromosome 13, ASM2448905v1, whole genome shotgun sequence genome is shown below.
TTTTGCCTGTCCTTGTAGGCTACTGCAGGTATTTTGTGTCATTGTCAAGAGCAAACTGATGGATGACAGTATGAACTAGCACAAAGCCAGAGACAACCAGAACAAGGGGAGAAAGAGAACAGCCAATACTTGAACGGAGGACCCATGACCCTTTAGACAATACTGGTCTGATTTGGGCTTTTTGgagcacttttttttctttctagaTGGCGCTGTAGAAGGTTCCAGATTGTCAAGCAGCTCTGGGTTGATTTTGTCCAAGGTCTGGTCGAGGTTGTTGGACATGGTTCCCAAAGGACCATCATTGAGACTCTGCTTATTACGAGTGTCGTTTTTCGTTTGGTCGACCTCCCGAAACTTGGTCTTGGAGATGTTCTCCTTCTCTTTCAGGGGATTGTTGGTGATCTGCCGGCTGTTGTAGGATGAAGGATCCGGGAGGGACTTACTGGAGATAATGGAGGATTTGTCGTTATCCGAAAGACAGCATCTGGGAATGCTTTCGACAAGAGGATCATCAAGGGAGAGGAACTTTCCAGAGCGTGCCTTGGTGTTGAAGGTACTGGTTTGAACCTGCGACGGAGAATCCACACACCCCTCCAAATCGTCGCTTTTCAGTCGTTTCAGGTCCTTCCCAGTCAGAGAAGTGGGAAGGTGGCATTCCAACTGGGAGCTGGACCCTTTGAAGTGTTTGAACCAGTCCCACAACGGCCTGGCTCGACAGTCACAAATCCATTGGTTCCCATTGAGCCTTAGGTACTGAAGGGACACCAGAGGGTTCATGGCCTCCCCTGTCAACATGGTGAGGTTGTTGTAAAAGAGAAACAAGGTGGTCAGCTTGCCCAGATCATTGAAAGCCCGCTGCTGCACGTGTATGATGCGGTTCTGGTGCAGGAGCAAGCGGTCAAGGTTGATGAGACCACGCAGCATGTGATCGGTCACCACCTTGATCTTGTTGTTATGTAAGAATAGGTAGGTGAGGTTCGCCAGGTCCAGGAAAGTGTCTTCGTGCAGGGCCAGAAGGTTATTATCCTGCAGGTACAGATACTGAAGCGAGAAGAGTCCTCGGAAAACTCCCACCGGGAGCTCGGACAGCCCGCATCTGTGCAGGTGAAGGGTGTGCAGCTTGGTCAGACCGCGAAACGCGGTGGGACTTATGATGCGAAGGTTGCTGTTGTCGCCGATGTCTAATTCTTCCAGTTTCTCCAGCCCGTAAAAGGCCCCCGCCTCAATATGGCTGATATTATTTGAGTACATCCACAAGACCGTGAGGTTATGCACAGAACTAAAGCTGGTTGATCGGACGACTGTCAGTTTGTTGCTCTGGAGGAATATTCGCTGGCTACGGATGGGGATCTCAGTGGGAATGGAGAACAGACCCTGCTGTTGACAGGCCAGCGTTGGCCTCGGCTCACTGTAGCACAGGCACTTCGTAGGGCAGCCGTTCATCACTGGCACCAGGTTAAGCCATAACACCAGGCAGAGGAGGCGACCGCCTGTTGAGAAgagacagaaaggcaaagggtcAGTTTGAGGTCAAGACCGCAGTACTTCATTTTGGCAGGTGGCATAATTTCATGTTTGCTGTTGAatctgttgatctgctgaacaATTTTACACAagcctgaaataaaaatgttaaactgATCATGCaacatatacactaccgtttcAAAATCTTGGAGTCACtaaaacatttattcagcaagtatgcattaaatcaatcaaaagtgagagtaaagacatttataatgttacaaaatatttctatttaaaataaatgatgtttttgaacGCTCTATTCAACAAAGAATCCAGGGAAAAAGTGcacgtttccacaaaaaatattaagcagtaaaatctgttttcaacagtgataaaaatgtttctagagcaaatcaagcatattagaatgatttctgaaggatcatgtgacactgaagactggagtaatgatgctgaaaattctttgcatcacaggaataaattacattttaaaatatattcaaacagaaaacagttattttaagacaatattgctgtttttattgaattttggataaaataaatacagcattggtgagcagaagagacttctttttaacattttaagttGCTTTGGAATGATACTTATTATgcaaagaaaatgtatttacaaataaatctaaattttaaattaaaataaatgtcataaTGGTACATTTCTAATTTACATCTAACATTTAATATTGGTAGAAAAACAGTAATGTAATACAAAGCAAATCTATCACATACTTTGTAATGGAAAGAAAGTGTACATTTCTCCAAGAAATGACTTCacctttaaaaagtttaaagattaaatataatattgaaGCCATTTCAGAAGAGCTGACTGAAAGCAGCATGCATTTAATTCAGACACAGCAAGCAGATGTGCTCTTCTATACATTATACAGCTCTAAAATGGCTGCCTGCCTGAGTGCAGGACCTGTCTACCGGCTACCGGCAAAAATTTGTGCCGCGGGATCCATTCCCATCCATCAGCCAATGCAAGCGAGAAAAGCCAGCCAAATGAGAGAACCGATAAATGAAACATAGGAGGGAGCCTTGAACAAAATTAACTCCATCTTTGCTATTAGCACTAGCTAATCACATTCTAACATGGTGTAAGGGTTGACATTTAGTCTGTCCAGAGGAAGATAAGTCTGCTGTGGGTGTTTGATACGTGGTTGGGTGCGATGGGGCCAGGGGAAGGACTTAGGATGTTGGATCTGTGTCTCATGGGAGTGTAGCGAGTGTGAACATGCTTGAAGTGATTCTGGAGTGTTACAGATGAGATGGCCTTTCTCATCTCTGATCTGAAGCCCAGTGGTCTGTGTGTGTGGATGTGGCACAGAGGCATCTGAGG
Proteins encoded:
- the rtn4r gene encoding reticulon-4 receptor; translation: MNGCPTKCLCYSEPRPTLACQQQGLFSIPTEIPIRSQRIFLQSNKLTVVRSTSFSSVHNLTVLWMYSNNISHIEAGAFYGLEKLEELDIGDNSNLRIISPTAFRGLTKLHTLHLHRCGLSELPVGVFRGLFSLQYLYLQDNNLLALHEDTFLDLANLTYLFLHNNKIKVVTDHMLRGLINLDRLLLHQNRIIHVQQRAFNDLGKLTTLFLFYNNLTMLTGEAMNPLVSLQYLRLNGNQWICDCRARPLWDWFKHFKGSSSQLECHLPTSLTGKDLKRLKSDDLEGCVDSPSQVQTSTFNTKARSGKFLSLDDPLVESIPRCCLSDNDKSSIISSKSLPDPSSYNSRQITNNPLKEKENISKTKFREVDQTKNDTRNKQSLNDGPLGTMSNNLDQTLDKINPELLDNLEPSTAPSRKKKKCSKKPKSDQYCLKGHGSSVQVLAVLFLPLFWLSLALC